A single window of Eucalyptus grandis isolate ANBG69807.140 chromosome 1, ASM1654582v1, whole genome shotgun sequence DNA harbors:
- the LOC104439028 gene encoding ras-related protein RABC2a, with protein MGSSGQSGGYDLSFKILLIGDSGVGKSSLLVSFISSSAEDLAPTIGVDFKIKSLTVGGKRLKLTIWDTAGQEKFRTLTSSYYRNAHGIILVYDVTRKETFANLSNVWAKEVELHSASQNCVKMLVGNKVDKDSEKAVSTEEGIALAKKLGCLFLECSAKTRENVEQCFEKLALKIMEVPSLLEEGSTAAKNKILKQKQEHRPPANGSCCS; from the exons ATGGGTTCTTCAGGGCAAAGCGGTGGCTATGATCTGTCGTTCAAGATCTTGCTGATCGGAGACTCTGGCGTCGGCAAAAGCAGCCTTCTTGTCAGCTTCATCTCTTCTTCTGCTGAAGATCTCGCCCCGACCATTG GAGTTGATTTCAAGATAAAGTCGCTCACAGTCGGTGGGAAGAGACTAAAGCTGACAATTTGGGACACTG CTGGACAGGAGAAGTTCAGAACATTGACAAGCTCCTATTACAGAAATGCCCATGGAATCATTCTTG TTTATGACGTGACAAGAAAAGAGACCTTTGCAAACTTATCCAATGTATGGGCAAAAGAAGTGGAACTCCATTCTGCTAGTCAAAATTGTGTTAAGATGCTTGTCGGGAATAAAGTTGACAAG GATTCTGAAAAGGCTGTGAGTACAGAGGAGGGAATTGCTCTGGCGAAAAAACTTGGTTGCTTATTTCTAGAATGTAGTGCAAAAACTAGAGAGAACGTGGAGCAGTGCTTTGAAAAACTGGCCTTAAAG ATTATGGAGGTTCCCAGTCTCTTGGAAGAAGGATCAACTGCtgcaaagaataaaattttgaagcAGAAACAAGAACACCGACCACCTGCTAATGGCAGTTGCTGTTCTTAG